The nucleotide window ccgttatattttataaacactgTGAAGATTATACatcatctattattattttacctgTATCCTATCTCTGTATTCTTTGACAACCGCATCAATATCCGTCGAATCGTCACCCGATGACATTTCCCCATCGCTTGGTTCCAAATCCGATGCCATGTCTTCTTCTTGCGCCAATGTTAGAACTCTTATTCCACTACTTCCACTTGTAGCTTGATCAGTCTCTTCTGTTGGACAGCCTGAATATTCATCTAGGAGAAGACATTCACGATCTTCTGTTTCTggaattgtaaaaaattaacagtttacttttttgtataaaaaggtTACAGTGATTATAGTGATCAATAATGTTAAATACCTTTTCCTACTTTTGATTTTATGCTTTCTAAAGTTTTAGTATGGCGAATAGCTGATGGTATGAACCATAAGCCACGCTTAGCTTTTTTCTCAGATGACTTTGCTGCTCGTAACGGATTTTCATTACCAAGTCGTTTGTACTCTACGTctgaaaatatcaatataacattatattagatgtacatatatataaaatatatatatgtaaagccTGTTATAGGTACTtcgtttatatgattattaattttacctaCCTCCAGCTTCCATTTGCTCAGTCGTAGGAACACATTGCATAACAATAAAATGGAACGCTTGTATAGAAACACTTAGTAAATGACTAGCATTCATTAGCGTTATCATATGTGACAAGGGACAAGCAAATGCGAGAATCGCAGCGAGACTGCCTAAAATAGAAACCAATTCTTTAGATTAATCTAAAccgaatttattacatttataatgtttgatGTGAAAAAGCGTCAATAACCTGCAGTAAAAACAGCCAATACCGGGCTCCCAGTAGTGGTGCTTTCATAGGTCATTGATCTTGTTAATACCTTCCATTCTGGCGACGCTAAGGCAACTAGCACGGAGAAAAGTATTGGACAAAGCTCCGTTAACGCTAAGCAAACTCCGGCAACGGTTATAGCAGCCAATACAGGACAAATCCAAGCTGCTGCTCTTGCTTCCAATAATGTAGTGACGGGTAAAGCGGCGTCAATActagttctaaaaatttatCATAGATAAGGTAAGGTTCGACCTTTTTACGAAACATTGCTgcgtaataaataatgttacccTTTTAACATATTAGTGTAGAGAAAACATAAGCTGCTGAGCACGATTGTTGGTAAAATAACCATTactattaatttcttttttaatgtctCATTCTCTTTTGGCGGCGATACGACACAAAAGGCATACGAAATCGGCGCTCCCGCAGCAAACAGctaaaatgaaaattgttatgtttttttaatcttatatataataatatattaatcaaatataaaataataattacctcaTAAACAGTTATAGGGattggtatttttatattggttATGTCCAAGTTTATTAATCCAAATATAGCAAAGCATTGGCTAAATATATAAAGGACAATCAATAGCATAAATGTGAACATCATACTCTCctaaaaaaaatcactcaatagaaaatatcacaataaaagaaaacataaaatataataagttgtTTTTCGGTTGTACCTCTAAGCCGCACATAAACATGGCACATACGACCATCACAACAGTTACCCCCAATACATCGGGCCAGGGTTCTCCCAAGGATCTTGTTTCATATCCAAATAACCATCTTCTTGTCCTTCCGCCAGTTACATGATCAGCTGTAGCACTAAGAATCCTAGCGCAAACAGCAACTGCTACCAGATGAGAGAGAAAACACATCCACATAGCCATGAAATCACCAAAAGAACGTAGATTTCTTTCTCTGCGACCTCTAGCTGTTTTAGAAGGGGGCAACAATTCTGCTAATTTCTTTAGATCTCGGCAAGTAAacgctaaaaatataaaatgtgtcatatataatttatattaaatcgtaTGATTATCGGCCGACTGAAATATTGTCTTACTTGCTAACACAGTAAAACTGCCCAATAGTAAGATAGCAGGCACAGCACAGTAGCTAGAGTTAGCGGCAGCGAGCGGCGCTAAGAGAAGCGCCCCCAGAGTCCATCTCGCACCACAAGCTTCGCCACCGCCTAACACGCTTAGCTTGCTCATTTTgacactattattttattatcttggcATTTTTGAGAATCTACaacaatttatgttaattagttaatatattttaaatatcacgtttaattattatatgttattattaaatcatcatagagtataaaatttaacattatatgttTATTCCGTAAATGAGTAACAATTAAAAAGGCTTCGGTAAATTGAGGATTGATCTGACCTTCGTTTTACTTCCGTTTAATTGACTTGGTAAAGCCAATGAATTCATGAGTCCCATggccaattttataaaatggatcacaaatattatgcaattcaataaaatactactaatatttaacatattcaaatatattcgcTTTATTTCTGTAGCATTGTAGattaaggttttaataaaaatcgtcGAGTGTTGTTCAAATATAGGTAAGTATATAGCTATTTCATAACTTGCGACTTACCGTGATCACTGTTATTTTTTCACGATGATTATAGTTGTCACTTGACTCTCTTGCCAACCCTACATTTTGTATTAACaccagatatttttttattcagattGGTCACAAAAGTAAATTCAAAATAGCGAACTACAGTGTGTTTAGTTACTTTCCCATTTTTATGCGACAAACACGAAGAGGGCGAAGTGATATCTACGTCTCTTTTGTTTAGCCACCGATCGATACCAAATAGCGCTGGGGTGACCATTTACGAGGAAAATTTGTGAAAGATATTTTCTTCTCGAAACTTTTCTTAAAGTAAGGAAAAGCTAATTTCGATATAGTATttagaaatgttaaatataaatatttcattcattctaAAGAGTACATTCTAATTGTTAGCCACGTTTGCggatagtttgtttatttaaagacCTAGATCTTGAGTTGATAACAGTAAATGTTCATTGGTACGAGGACTTGActaatagtttatattacaCGCGCTCATTTTTGCTATATAcagatttgattattattaaaccgaactacatatttttgtttgcaGACGTGACTCTATTtttatggttaaaaaaatatcggatGAAAGTCGATCATTGagccttatttaaatttacatacgtTTTACGTTTTTCTTTGAAGGTTcctatattattgaaattgaatagAAGTATGTATAATGACAATGATTGAATAGAAGTATGATAATGACGCATTCACAAAGCGCGCTTGCGCATAGTTACAGATGTGTCCATGTACATATTTTTCTAAGCGTTTTTTTGTCTAACATAGCTTGAGAACATTAATCGACTTTAAACTGAACTAATGCTATATTGCCGAAAGTaacttttggttttatttacacGTCACGAGTAAGTCACTGAACcgatagtaattaaatttaacattgatGTAGTCATTGATCAGGgagaaatatatgtttattaacgccctattattttaaaattaatttcattaatgttAGATGTTCtatgtactatattattttaacatctaTCCCTATAATCAAAGATTGTGTGTTTAACGTGTGCGGGATTTTATTGGCTTCTTATTTAATGTTGAAGCTCAAAGATAATGTAACttccataatatatttaaacataccattcaatattttatatatagcctAATTCATACAGGTTATTCAGAATCTCAACATTCTAGAACCTAAATCTTTGTAGGCAGTCTAAATGATTGTAGGAACACGTAATCGGACTTTACAGTACGCTAATTTAATTATCCTTTGACTCAACAGTCGACTCAAGTTCGCGGAAAAATTCTGGGGATCTTAGAATCCTGcttacatttttcatatttatattaattttaatttattacatagaaGATAGATTGACaccattttgttattatttgtaacaagtatcacaaaattttatattatttttgttcctctttcgaatttttatttacagaatatgTTGATGTTTTCTgagcaattttaattacaagaaaaatcATGAATTTAGTcggattttatttcaaaagaggTAATACGAAGCTAGCGAACAGTCAATTTGATAAGAACACttgcaatatttaataagattttttatttttaacgtagatAGGGCCACTTAGAAATTTTACATTGAAAACGTGCCTAGtcacgatattattataatcttaaaatacgaactatataatatatatatataaaaaattaatcatttattaaaatcatatcatacaaacatttatttaaataccatcATGTAAATCCCTGGTTAAACTGCCGGATTGGACCAatacgaagtttttttttttatgttatagggggcaaacgagcaggaggcttacctgatggaaagtgattatcaccgctcatggacatctgcaacaccaggggggttgcaggtgcgttgccggccttaatttaagtttttttatcaaGATTTTTTCAGTAATACCCGAGTTTTTAAGTTTTGATACTACTTTGAACCGGAAAACACACTCGATCGTTGGTTCTGCGCGTGAACTCTTTACAATTTTGTGACTGAAATTTAAGTTCCACTCAAACGATTCCTTACGAAATATTATACACAGTTTTACTGTTGACAACACAATCTAGTACAGTCAATTGCATTTCTTTATATGAATggattaaataaagtttacttttaaaaatatttataaaaatataatttgttttactgCGTCGTAGGTCTATtgcctaattttttttaaaagctctATTTCCGAATCTGTATCCAAAAACTGCTTTGGAGCTCGGAATTGTCCACCTCGTAAGTCAGCGAAGGTGCTCAATGGTTTCAAGTATTTCACCTAGGTCAGGTTATTTAAGTCTTTGAGTACCAGTAAACGGAATAAACaagtgcatttggagaggcctatgtccagcagtggacaaatatgggctgatgatgatgatgatgacgaaacGGAATAAAATTCTCATTAGTAATCCTGAGTTACGAAGTACGTAGTGATTCTCTTGCTGGAAAACCCGtcgaatgtatatatatactgcaTCTGATCTCTCACCAGTCGGATGACCACTACTACGTGAGTGGGGATAAGGAGTGGTTACAGTGGCAATGTTTATGGGGTTGGTGACTACCAACTTATCAGGTGcctcatttgcccgtccaattttcaaaaaaaagcaaattgtagttttttttttttaaagtttaacctaattttattaattaccattattttattgaataatgtaGGAAAAAtcctgaaatataaaatattagacatACGtatcatatttatcataatatgatctttattattttgttacgcTTAATCTAATAACTCATGCAGTCGCCTCCTCTTAGCTCGATGTTCGCGATATCTTGCCGGGAAGAAAGTGTGTGGGCGCGTTCCCTTATAAACGGCGGGAATAGTACAGCATCCATGCACTGCTCATAAAAACTTCGCGCTAAACAAACGTGTAAAGGATTTTAAAGAAAACGTGTTGCTTCTAAAGTGCAGTAAATTATGAAGCCTGTTCAGTGTTTTCTGATAGCAATTATTTTGTGCATTTTCATCACCGTCGAAGTTCACTCTTTAAGAAATGGGCAAATAGATTATGTGAGTATTAATAAAGCTTGTGactcgtaaaatatattttgtctcaATAcagaaatacatttcaaaagttaaataatggattttttaaatatatgttttagatTGACTTTCATatttagtatgtatttaaattgttttgtatacgTTAAACACCGGCTTagtggtataaaataaatatcgggATTCACTCAATTTTAGTTACATCCCTATGTTATCAtccatcctcctgcccttatcccaaatTTAGCATATCtacttcttccatacttctttgCCTGACGTCATCTAGCCATattgtctttcacacaatccatccatcgtttctttggtcgtcccctacctctatatccatctacATCCATgatcaagaccttcctcacaacatggtcctcatttcTCCGCTTAAGATGCCCATAACAGGATAGCCGATTTTCACATACatccttattttatattttattgatacgataatataacaattctatatttttatacattaaataaaagtttgtgtACATTTTACCATCGTATcgcctaaaaaaaataatgtttggtatacatataattctcatatttttttatgaaaataaaattgattacattaaatttgaaaCGTAACATTATAACCAGTTATCCTAAGCATTTTATTTCTGAACAGATGGAAGCTTTACGTCGTATGAAACAGATACCACAATGGCATTGTATGAGGTACCGACGGTTGCAACTCCACAGCCCTTGCAGTCGGTGGTGGTATTTACGAAGACACTGATATTCGGGTCTAACGTATatcaagttttaatataatttaccttAATTTATAGTATTCGTTTTGTCTAACACATAAAATGATGTTGTGGGCGATcaaatgacaataataataatgataggaaaaatattatgcgacactacattaaataataagtaatgttaattgcattaaatttaaaattgttcgtATAATTTTAGAGTAATATTTTAACtggattatatttttcttacatattTTGATATCAATGTACATATCTGGTAGTAAATTAATTtgcttctttataaaataatcacttaAAATCTAAAAGTAGGTTTTTTGTATTCATCATCAAACATAAATGCATATAAGTGATGGTATTTGTCGCTTATTAGATTTGCTTaacatatacttaaaatatttttaaaaaatatttaaagttacatgTTTATTGTAGAGGTTGGAAAACGATTTTACGAACGTAGTATTCTTAAGGGAGCTGTGAAATATCTGAGGTCGTGAATATTGATAGAAGCGTTCGAAAGAACCATACTTCTGCACTGATAAGTATGTATTATACCCAGgggaatataaacaaaagtggTATTTTTATATTGGCAACAAGCCATTCCGATACTGTTTATAATCtatgctttattttaaaaagttgagCATAATGataacttgttttaaaaaatatttgaaaaaagcctgcataaaaatgtaaatttcacATCATTGGCACAAATTGATGTTATTTAAGTACAAAGAGgtatatttgaaaaacaaataataattatccaaGTACAATTTTAACTATTCGGTAAGATTTGGTGTAATGACAGCGTAGCCATGTGAAAGTCGCGGGTTCGAACTTGACGCCTtagtctattattatattattgttctaAAATACATCcttgacatatgtatatatgaatatcatGAATTATTGATTGCTggtattcttttttcaaaatgtgctaattatataatctaatctaatatctaatataatcgTGTATCACAAGTTACTTATTGATATAAGGTacctagttaaataaaaatatgatgtacTACAAATATGTACTTATCGAATGTTAAAAAACAGTATTAACATTgcattgtttttcttttaaggtTCAACAATAAAGACTATTAGAGACTTAATTAggacttttttattaaactattttttcccttataatatttgaataagtatTGTGTTGGTTGTGAAGTAAACaaagatagttttaaataatgcaaTTTGTTGAGTACTGAAGGCAAAAATGTAAGTACAGAATTTAACCTGAGCTTACTGGAGTAAGGAAAAGATTTTAGATCCTTTGCAAGGAGTAAATAACGAAAGTACAGTATaccttttatttaagtatatattataacagtatTATACACTAGTGATAGTTTGTTTGATacgaataaaattcaaaaagtcagagataaaatttttattgcatttatgcGAAGTTGAAGTTGCTAGTTTAATATAGATcatttgtatcaatttatttttaacaacaataaaaaaatgaagtaaGTCAAAACAGGAAactgttaattaatttgttctcgacgattcttaattaatttgttaattaagcTTTGTTAATGGAAacagacaataataattaagagtGTAATGCGTATGTATTTATagattaagtattttatataattataatatggtattataattatatgtgtaaGATGAGAAATTAACGATCGATTGTTAGAGATTGACATTATAAGATGATAACtttacctatactaatattataaatgcgtaagtaaCTCCATGTCTGTTTCTCTTTCACGGCAAAACATTTGAGCCGCAATTTGATTAAATCGGGTATCAAGTCAGGTTGATCTCCAGAGAAGGACATATGATACTTTTTTATGGCAACATCTGGCAacaaattttcttaataaataaaaaaaaaatgtttgtttgtctttTTGCGTTCCCAAATCATTGATGTGAATcaccaattaataaaaacttggtCGATTCTTTTGTGTGGACGCGAAGATAAATGGTccaaaaaacaaagatttttacTATGTTtatctttcaaaataaatgttttatatgtaaactaCTGTATTTTATTATGCCTGTGTGAAGCCAGAACAAGTAAGAAAGCAAgtaggtaattattataattattgtttgtttatagtATGTGTATGTTTGTGTTAATGCGATGATACCGTACAAATCTACTTTAATGCGGATAAAAACTTCGATTAATTTCAGTGCGTAAACTCGAAAACCTTTTCATCGTATTTACGTATTAGATATCATTAAAAAGTAGGGCATCGATTGTTTTCGCAAGGAAAAAACCTTGAAAGAGGAAAAAGTTATCGATAAGCTATGCGTAAATTCGGTAATAAGccatttatattctaaataatcttCTTAAATTTCAAGATATTATATCAGGTTAAGACGTAGggcatcgattcatttcttgcATCAACATTAACTATCGGCTTCCTGTCACGAATGTGGCCAGTATTTACTGGTTACACATGTTTTAATTTGCCACGATAACTGCCTCGGTGATCTCATGGCTAGCTCATAAGATGGGCATCCTCGGTCCTAGATTCCGAAACCTTGGAAAATGCCGATAAGTTATTCGGTGTtttctgttaatatattttttaataacaggtcgttttttttaagttattcctGTTTACATTTCCGTGCCACATAAATCCGTTGGTCTTCCTTCGCTTGAATTATATCCGGTCGTGATAGATTGCCGTTCCTTTAGATTATGATATTTAGTTGAATACAGAGTCTACATGTACACCATGATCTCCTGCATAATTTGTCAGTCTCGGTAGAGTATGGTCAACGTGACCAAAATCAGTCAGGTTTTTAATCATTGCTATTTGCTCTATGATTGTTAACAAGTGGGAACGTTACTCGTTGTGATGACTTTATTATGAGATTTACGCAGTCTACTAAATGGGTCGTTCCCTTTTCCTATGTAGTAAATGATACGGAATGATCTCATAGATGCCTGACTACTATCGTACACTCGTCTTCATGTTCTTTCATTTGTTCCATGCCCTTTAAACaatcatataatttgttatttcattGACTTTTAGctgaattatcaaaattatcaacaatatttttacaaatcgagaatattactttattatttttatttgtactttgtcgattgttttaattttggtaGGTAggtattatttgttttcgttTCTTCATACAAAGGTCGCTGATAAAACGAATTGtgaaaaagaatattaattcaACAAAGCTTAGCAAACTGGCACCGACAAACAAGCCCGCCGTCCCACCCACAGACactggaattaaaaaaataaatgtattatatttacaaagcgAAATAACGTCCACAACTATTTGCATTTTCTTAATGCTTTTTGTATGGTTATCGCCtagattattaatttagaaattgtaCGTCTGTTTCAatgttaatgaaaatatttataattaatacaattttcagCAAGTGTTTTTCAATATAGAGGATTATTTTTGACGAATTCTGTAATAGCCGCAGGGTACGATCGTAAATATCACGTCAAATATCAGAATGTGATTGTGATGTCTTATTGTTTAAAGGATTTCAGCATCAGAACAGAATATCGATGCTGCATAGCTGCTGTCttagcttatataataaaataagaataaagatTCGAGTACctactataaaaattaaaaaaattaaataaagatagatggaattggaaaataatatatatattattctgaaAATCACTCTGATGGATTACAGGTAAAGTGATATTCATGTATAAGAAATGCAAAATACTGTAAGAATTTGttcgtgaaataaaaattatacataccaACTAAATCCAATTGACTTCTTACCACACTTCTCTTAAATCTCTCAGTCGGCAAATAAGCAAGTATCATTTCAACGTATGTCTTCCTTTTTTTTGGTCTAAGTCTGTaacattagttatttatataatagatgaATGTTTAAAGATacgtatatatacgtatatatacttcgttcaaaataaaagaatatttcatGATTTGGTGTCcacgaaataattatttggtgcatttttttttgaaagaatTAGTTATTGCCGAATTGGTCTATGGGAAGAAGCAAATTGTGATATTTTCCATCATAGTCATCgaacaaaatacaaaactttagttcaataaatttgaaataacttaCGATGTTATGACGtcttttattatagtaatttcaGTTTCATCACAAGACGGCATGCAATCACAGCTGAGACCGGGACGCTTAGCCCAGTTAGGTTTGAGTGTGGTTAAGTGACTCGAATGTGTGTGAAGACACCACATACCGGAAATATTACATCGTTCAGATTCcgctaaaaaatataaataatcgaaaAAGATTAATTGTTCAAATGTATGCGGactgcctagcgatgtaaaagaGATGTTCTCTCTTCCCATGTTCGATTATTATACCAAagagattttattattgttacccAATCTCAGTTAAACTCTTAGTTACAGGGAAATTAGTAATATCATTATTGCCTTGAAAATGCAATTCGTAATGGATACATTCTATTTTAGTTATACTAAATACATTTCGTACGTATTTCgatcaattaaaatgttatgcatGTAGCATTTTTACAATCATTTGACTCGCCATTTTACAGGATTGTATTAGATGTAAGGCTACTATCGGTTCGGAATCTAAGTAGCAATAAACTAAGCTAAGGGTGTGCTACtctgattaataatattataatatttttacataattgagTAAATTTTTAGTGCCATTACTTGTGCTCAGCATAAAATGGTCGTTGCACTGGCAGAGTTCCATCTGTGCCCGCTTGCGGCAAAGAACGTTACAAGCACTATACGAGTAGTGAGGGTAGAGACCATTATCATTTTCGTCGTGAAAGCGACATGCGCGTTGGTGTGGTGTGGTTTCTACCACCAACGGATCGTTTTCAATATTCCTTACTGTTACTTGCCGtctgtaaatagtttttatataataagatactttGTTTGTATACAATTTTGTGATATCGTCAATGGGAAGGAAAATAAGCTAATAGCGCCACTTTGTCAAAATTTATTCCGTAGGATGCGTTTTTTTAATCCGATGGGTGCACCCATTTTGCATGTTTCCTTTTTCGAGGCTATCTTTGCAGATTTTCGTGCATACAGGATCCATAAAAATGTGCAAAGATAGCGACTCTTGCGACCGATAGAACTTTGTATCACTTTTtaggtttttgttattatttgcttCATCAAATCTACATATCACATCATCACCCAAAATCAACTCTATCTTTGGTTGAAAGTACATTGtagaatttaaaactatttgaatttaattgttaattaacaaaaaccTTTCAGTCGTGCGAAAAAATGACTATCGAAATCCGATTTATGGTAAAATATTGCGAGTTgccaaaaattgttttaaaaaactcTTAAATATGGACTATTTGAATTATTGAATGTCTGTGAATGTCTTAGATAGTTCATTTTTTCTGATGCAATTCGGTATCCGCTTTTCGGAAGTTCACCCTGATTCTCTAGTTAGAGTGTGTAGTTTTCTACTAAAAATGCCAAATTggtgctttatatttttttctttacactgatgacataaaatttacacaaattaGATTTTACCGATATATTTTTCCAAGTAGTATTTTTAAAGTAGACGAAAACAATGTCGTTATACTCGGAACTTCGTCTTCTCCCAAAGTATACATCTTGGAACAGAAAATGAAGgactttagtatttatatgtaaacgAATGCTCCAATTCTcagtaaatt belongs to Vanessa tameamea isolate UH-Manoa-2023 chromosome 13, ilVanTame1 primary haplotype, whole genome shotgun sequence and includes:
- the LOC113397943 gene encoding sodium channel protein Nach, whose translation is MALAISCKSHIKNYCSTCSFAGVRFIADDTKHWTERWLWIALVALSWYGSALLIIAAWNAFVTNPISFGVETTYTDWDTRLPTVAICELSNDDKIYNVSDTIWTSKHLLDLEDVLKDVAYFRGVAYSLLAVCYAKNNYDPRCPLSNYSYYAQLIRSSCPEILKNCSYNDNEFDCCEYFQPIETDMGICYIINSIQTKNPKKYPMINNIKQKRGVLKFQVMLSSMMYTLGEDEVPSITTLFSSTLKILLGKIYRRQVTVRNIENDPLVVETTPHQRACRFHDENDNGLYPHYSYSACNVLCRKRAQMELCQCNDHFMLSTTESERCNISGMWCLHTHSSHLTTLKPNWAKRPGLSCDCMPSCDETEITIIKDVITSLRPKKRKTYVEMILAYLPTERFKRSVVRSQLDLVVSVGGTAGLFVGASLLSFVELIFFFTIRFISDLCMKKRKQIIPTYQN
- the LOC113397953 gene encoding uncharacterized protein LOC113397953 isoform X1 → MSKLSVLGGGEACGARWTLGALLLAPLAAANSSYCAVPAILLLGSFTVLATFTCRDLKKLAELLPPSKTARGRRERNLRSFGDFMAMWMCFLSHLVAVAVCARILSATADHVTGGRTRRWLFGYETRSLGEPWPDVLGVTVVMVVCAMFMCGLEESMMFTFMLLIVLYIFSQCFAIFGLINLDITNIKIPIPITVYELFAAGAPISYAFCVVSPPKENETLKKKLIVMVILPTIVLSSLCFLYTNMLKGTSIDAALPVTTLLEARAAAWICPVLAAITVAGVCLALTELCPILFSVLVALASPEWKVLTRSMTYESTTTGSPVLAVFTAGSLAAILAFACPLSHMITLMNASHLLSVSIQAFHFIVMQCVPTTEQMEAGDVEYKRLGNENPLRAAKSSEKKAKRGLWFIPSAIRHTKTLESIKSKVGKETEDRECLLLDEYSGCPTEETDQATSGSSGIRVLTLAQEEDMASDLEPSDGEMSSGDDSTDIDAVVKEYRDRIQVVTAIPEANLPTPPCMRGARWSAVGALIQVLANAFIAVAFCDEALRVPMFTTGIILWLSGTLISTWQPAHIIGIKRFQKLQGPITMTLSLLFLTPLLLSSWPAIILFAGAGVVIYARCERWCGDLAVQQARSTIERRKIRHVSTAVPLTGTRLTHIDTVYIAR